In one Ktedonobacteraceae bacterium genomic region, the following are encoded:
- a CDS encoding 2-C-methyl-D-erythritol 2,4-cyclodiphosphate synthase: MTTIDKTTRDELVREIALTLAKKQRLAFASDFHAFAEGRTLVLAGVPFENFPKGPNTKRSDGDVVSHAIVMALAGATNTGDIDDWFPDVGETGVRSIDYLPEMRRRLIEARQLFIGTVDVTVLCGEQPRMKKRLPEMQHNIAEGLGISPVQVHVKVTSMDGRDEIAQLAGIEARVLISLWENL, encoded by the coding sequence ATGACAACCATCGATAAAACCACAAGAGATGAATTAGTACGGGAAATAGCCCTTACATTAGCAAAGAAGCAGCGCTTGGCTTTTGCTTCAGACTTTCACGCGTTTGCCGAGGGCCGAACGCTGGTGCTGGCAGGCGTACCTTTTGAGAACTTCCCCAAGGGACCAAACACGAAGAGAAGCGACGGAGACGTAGTCTCTCATGCCATTGTCATGGCCTTAGCCGGAGCCACCAATACTGGTGATATTGATGATTGGTTTCCCGATGTTGGCGAAACGGGGGTTCGATCAATCGATTATCTACCTGAAATGCGCCGTCGCCTGATTGAAGCCAGACAACTTTTCATAGGAACTGTTGACGTGACGGTTCTGTGCGGAGAGCAGCCGCGCATGAAAAAACGCTTACCAGAGATGCAGCACAACATTGCTGAGGGATTGGGTATCAGTCCTGTCCAGGTACACGTAAAAGTAACTAGCATGGATGGCCGGGATGAAATAGCACAGCTCGCCGGTATCGAAGCCCGTGTTCTGATCAGCCTGTGGGAAAATCTGTGA
- a CDS encoding proline iminopeptidase-family hydrolase codes for MLEQINHIQEGYVQVTGGLVWYKIVNPGNGIPLLTLHGGPGSPHDYLEPLEQLADERPVIFYDQLGCGKSERPDNISLWQRKRFVEELSQIRKALDLDQIHLFGHSWGSMLAVDYILTQPEGIRGLILASPALSIPRWLQDMEHYRQSLPLEVQRVFQEHESDGTTDSEHYQEAAMEFYQRYLCRLHPWPEPLERTFAGEGTMVYNTMWGPTEFYMTGNLLDYDCTPHLTEIANPTLFTCGRYDEATPETTAWYHRLIPQSEIVIFEQSAHMPHLEETERYIQAVRDFLRRVEQNHKN; via the coding sequence ATGCTAGAACAAATCAATCATATACAAGAAGGATACGTTCAAGTAACTGGCGGGCTTGTCTGGTACAAAATCGTGAATCCAGGGAATGGTATTCCACTTCTCACACTTCACGGCGGTCCAGGGTCTCCTCACGATTACCTTGAACCACTCGAACAACTAGCAGATGAGCGGCCTGTCATCTTCTACGATCAGTTAGGCTGCGGCAAGTCAGAGAGGCCAGATAACATTAGCCTTTGGCAACGGAAGCGCTTTGTTGAAGAGCTAAGCCAAATCCGAAAAGCGCTCGATCTCGATCAAATTCACCTTTTTGGACACTCCTGGGGGAGCATGTTAGCGGTTGATTATATTCTTACTCAACCAGAGGGAATTCGAGGTCTTATTCTTGCCAGTCCCGCGCTTTCTATTCCTCGTTGGCTTCAAGACATGGAACACTACAGGCAGAGCCTCCCTCTTGAAGTACAGAGAGTTTTTCAGGAGCATGAAAGCGACGGCACGACTGATTCCGAACACTATCAAGAAGCAGCAATGGAATTCTACCAACGCTATCTTTGTCGTCTTCATCCCTGGCCAGAACCCTTGGAACGAACATTCGCCGGTGAAGGAACCATGGTTTACAACACCATGTGGGGGCCGACCGAGTTTTATATGACGGGAAACCTCTTAGATTATGATTGCACTCCTCACCTGACTGAAATAGCCAACCCTACCCTCTTCACATGTGGTCGCTATGACGAAGCCACCCCAGAGACGACAGCCTGGTACCATCGCCTGATTCCTCAGTCAGAAATAGTCATCTTCGAGCAGAGCGCCCATATGCCACATCTTGAGGAGACAGAACGCTACATACAGGCAGTCAGAGACTTTCTTCGGCGGGTCGAGCAAAATCACAAGAACTGA
- a CDS encoding dihydrofolate reductase family protein: MLIGRRTYEALEGLPAEVRDEGWQRTTTTPGWLFSRFLEATDWPGLTIVRDDVVGFVRQLKRTDGPELRTLGSLSLVRQLLAAGLVDRLKLVVCPLVLPQTGLEAIFEGLPDTGFDLLSSRVLDGRVLLLEYRPTGAPPYTP, encoded by the coding sequence ATGCTCATCGGACGTCGGACCTACGAAGCTCTGGAGGGACTCCCGGCCGAAGTGCGGGACGAAGGATGGCAACGGACGACCACAACGCCGGGCTGGCTGTTCTCGCGCTTCTTAGAGGCGACAGACTGGCCGGGTCTGACAATCGTCCGCGATGACGTGGTGGGCTTTGTGCGCCAACTCAAGCGCACTGACGGTCCCGAGTTGCGGACCCTGGGCAGTCTGTCGCTGGTCCGGCAACTGCTCGCGGCTGGCCTGGTGGACCGCCTCAAACTCGTCGTCTGCCCCCTGGTTCTGCCGCAAACCGGCCTTGAGGCGATCTTTGAAGGATTGCCAGACACCGGCTTCGACTTGCTCTCATCCAGGGTTCTTGATGGGCGCGTCCTGCTTCTAGAGTATCGGCCAACAGGGGCGCCGCCATATACCCCTTAA
- a CDS encoding ATP-binding protein has product MKRKPIVYLICGFIGAGKTTFAKKLEEKTGAVRITKDEWSISLIGNDPTIDGYAEWDTKIIGLSRDFAFYLAEKGIDVIIDEGFWAKEQRDEMRRRTTTVGAQAVLYYVETPIETIRERVVGRNNTLTKDSFQISREMLDTYLMYWQPPREDEDYILASEVK; this is encoded by the coding sequence ATGAAAAGAAAACCTATCGTTTATCTCATTTGTGGATTTATCGGTGCTGGAAAAACTACTTTTGCCAAGAAGCTAGAAGAAAAAACTGGTGCAGTAAGAATCACGAAGGATGAGTGGTCAATCAGTTTAATTGGAAACGATCCCACAATCGATGGATATGCGGAATGGGATACTAAGATCATCGGGTTATCAAGGGATTTTGCATTCTATCTTGCTGAGAAAGGTATTGATGTCATTATTGACGAGGGATTTTGGGCAAAAGAACAACGAGATGAGATGAGAAGAAGAACAACTACAGTTGGTGCTCAGGCGGTACTGTACTATGTTGAGACGCCGATAGAAACGATACGAGAAAGGGTTGTGGGAAGAAACAATACGCTCACGAAAGACTCGTTTCAGATTAGCCGAGAAATGTTGGATACGTATCTGATGTATTGGCAACCTCCACGTGAAGATGAAGATTACATTCTCGCCAGTGAGGTGAAATAA
- a CDS encoding CHAT domain-containing protein encodes MDVLELSITLTSPPSDAPANCLASLVLSCETLELSCEGIFLPDPLTRQERNDLRWYLEEYWLWPYEGFAQRGKEVEALLTDVGKRMYRIVFGSTQALSVLQACCSQPDQPLQISIVSDIPSALSLPWELLHDEEYFLTLRHRHPISIVRRLPLSKQSERETTFTPPLRILLITAQPEGTGFVDPRSIARELLDELGGQIEAGVIELEFLRPPTLSALQTRLKKRRRPIHILHFDGHGTFGLGTVKQGMLAFEDQEGQLDPVTAEALATVLRDSGVRLVVLTACQSAMSSEEDLFSSIAAQLVSCGIDAVVAMSANVLVTSATRYAEAFYHALAAGISVSMAHEQARQALHDDPRRHFHHRRRDEEGMPVELRDWWMPHLYLQHPVLLQPDRPVQRRKRLRTSSSLSRMNEDMPGEPRYGFSGRARELLRLERWLLQGKVVLLSGFGGIGKTSLARETASWLTHTKMYDAACFVSFEHGGDAALLLSALGHFLGVYDSSYDPNEIKTAFARLETAFKKKRTLIIADNLESILPEGEAPLEPELRSQLRSLILALAKMGAGVLLTSRDGTFTKEAAPGSQVAHLSLQGLRPHDAYILATHLLHRLGIDPLRAPYTELRNLLSQLDHHPLAIQLVLPTLRDMPISVIRTEFSMLLPKFLDEGETGHNRSLLASLDYSLRRLSEEQRGLLPQLVLFVGGAIEDNLLAITRIPEDAWAKLRQALEQSALLRVKRVHRDSSVVFLQFHPVLMPFLRRGLEIVDATLFGRYMQRYYDQARFLYTEDKSSPEAVRVQVLYELPNFRQTLDFLLQTEEWEAASYLSICLTEFLEKLGFWRERTELRRKVVAALATETQENPLLTEAEWLYESGRGDDEYQNGDILAALARFQSLLVRIEALSEDVPFGRNSYQHCVTLHRLARCFKTNQQPDVAEEKLNKALTIIDALISRQPDYRLYLRQKSLLLGEMGDIALLQGHYPQAREAYEAALAIVTPLRDTHAQAVLMGQLGILASEQRRYAEARLHLATAQEIFHTLNEPGTEANIWYQLGRVAEEQDEWDEARRCYRESLSLDEQLGNLTGVVNTCNQLALVAHYADRPTEAESWYKRAMELEEQMRSSDHLYATLLNNLANLLLSEVWERRAPLSRLAEARAYAERALALEEGFSNSSEVWTTLYILAVIASMEGQVEKAQAYHRREREAFAAFPGNRYHIERQLGSLIAAVATAMDNPDMRAVVEEALQRIEAKGWHITTAVHRIWEGERDWHLLAEGLDRQDALVVLRILETLTSSAGPQPVGEQDKV; translated from the coding sequence ATGGATGTGCTTGAGCTGTCGATCACCCTTACTTCACCTCCATCAGATGCACCCGCCAACTGCCTTGCCAGTCTGGTTCTCTCCTGCGAAACACTGGAACTCTCATGCGAGGGTATCTTTCTGCCTGACCCACTGACACGGCAGGAACGTAATGACTTACGCTGGTACCTGGAAGAATACTGGTTGTGGCCCTATGAGGGGTTTGCTCAACGAGGCAAGGAGGTCGAGGCACTGCTTACTGATGTAGGAAAGCGGATGTATCGCATCGTTTTTGGTAGCACACAGGCACTGAGTGTTTTGCAAGCCTGCTGCTCCCAGCCCGACCAGCCACTCCAGATCAGCATTGTCAGTGATATTCCCTCGGCCCTGAGCCTTCCCTGGGAACTGCTCCATGATGAAGAATACTTCCTTACGCTGCGCCATCGTCATCCTATCTCAATTGTGCGCCGTTTGCCTCTCAGCAAACAGTCCGAACGCGAGACGACGTTTACCCCACCCTTGCGTATTCTTCTGATCACGGCCCAGCCTGAAGGAACCGGCTTTGTCGATCCACGCAGTATTGCCCGCGAACTTTTAGATGAACTGGGCGGCCAGATCGAAGCGGGAGTAATTGAACTGGAGTTTCTTCGCCCTCCAACATTGTCGGCCCTTCAGACTCGCCTCAAAAAGCGGAGGAGGCCAATTCATATCCTGCATTTTGATGGTCACGGCACCTTCGGGTTGGGTACAGTCAAGCAAGGCATGCTCGCCTTCGAGGATCAAGAGGGACAGCTTGACCCGGTGACTGCTGAGGCGCTGGCAACAGTTTTACGAGACAGTGGTGTGCGACTCGTTGTTCTGACTGCTTGTCAAAGTGCAATGAGTTCTGAAGAAGATCTTTTCAGCAGTATAGCGGCTCAGTTAGTCAGTTGTGGAATTGATGCGGTGGTTGCCATGAGCGCGAATGTGCTGGTCACAAGCGCCACCCGCTACGCGGAAGCCTTTTATCATGCGCTCGCCGCAGGTATCTCCGTTTCAATGGCCCACGAGCAAGCTCGGCAGGCTCTCCACGACGACCCACGCCGTCACTTTCATCACCGACGGCGAGATGAGGAGGGGATGCCGGTAGAGTTGAGGGATTGGTGGATGCCGCATCTCTACCTGCAACATCCTGTTTTACTCCAACCAGACCGCCCGGTGCAAAGGCGTAAAAGGTTGCGAACCTCTTCCTCCTTATCTCGTATGAACGAGGACATGCCTGGCGAACCTCGTTATGGTTTTTCCGGGCGCGCCCGCGAACTCTTGAGGTTGGAACGCTGGCTCTTGCAGGGCAAGGTAGTGCTTCTTTCGGGCTTTGGCGGGATTGGCAAAACATCTCTTGCGCGTGAAACTGCTTCCTGGCTTACCCACACAAAGATGTATGATGCCGCGTGCTTTGTGTCTTTTGAACACGGTGGAGATGCCGCTCTGCTGTTGAGCGCCCTGGGTCACTTCCTGGGCGTGTATGATAGTTCCTACGACCCCAATGAGATCAAAACAGCTTTTGCTCGTCTAGAAACCGCCTTCAAGAAGAAACGTACACTGATTATTGCCGATAACCTGGAGAGTATCCTACCTGAAGGAGAGGCTCCTCTCGAACCAGAACTACGCAGCCAGTTACGGAGCCTCATTCTCGCACTTGCGAAGATGGGAGCTGGAGTGCTGCTGACCAGCCGCGATGGCACCTTTACAAAAGAAGCAGCGCCTGGTTCTCAGGTTGCCCATCTCTCGCTACAAGGGTTACGCCCTCACGACGCTTATATACTTGCCACTCATCTGTTACATAGATTGGGTATAGATCCACTTCGCGCTCCGTACACTGAATTGCGCAATCTCTTATCCCAGCTTGATCATCATCCACTCGCCATCCAGCTTGTACTCCCCACATTACGCGATATGCCAATCTCAGTGATCCGCACGGAATTTAGCATGTTGCTGCCAAAATTTCTTGATGAGGGAGAGACAGGGCATAACCGCTCTTTGTTGGCTTCGCTAGACTACTCATTGCGAAGGTTGAGCGAAGAGCAGCGCGGCCTCCTGCCACAACTTGTACTCTTTGTAGGTGGAGCAATTGAAGACAATCTTCTAGCAATTACCCGGATTCCAGAAGACGCATGGGCAAAATTGCGCCAGGCGCTTGAACAGTCGGCATTGCTGAGAGTAAAGCGGGTGCATCGAGATAGCTCTGTCGTGTTCTTACAATTTCATCCTGTCCTCATGCCATTCCTCCGCCGGGGGCTTGAAATAGTAGATGCCACTTTATTTGGACGATACATGCAGCGATACTATGATCAGGCCCGTTTCCTGTATACGGAAGATAAGAGCTCTCCTGAGGCTGTCAGAGTACAGGTTCTGTATGAACTGCCTAACTTCCGCCAAACCCTGGATTTTCTCCTGCAAACAGAGGAGTGGGAAGCGGCCTCCTACCTGTCTATATGCCTGACCGAATTCCTGGAAAAATTGGGGTTCTGGCGAGAGCGGACTGAACTGCGCAGAAAAGTTGTGGCGGCCCTCGCCACAGAAACACAAGAGAACCCGCTACTGACAGAAGCAGAATGGCTCTATGAGAGCGGGCGAGGTGATGACGAGTATCAAAATGGAGATATACTGGCCGCTCTTGCGAGATTTCAATCACTCCTTGTACGGATTGAGGCCTTGTCGGAGGATGTGCCTTTCGGTCGAAATTCTTACCAACACTGTGTCACCCTCCATCGACTGGCTCGCTGCTTCAAAACGAATCAGCAACCAGATGTTGCCGAAGAAAAGCTAAACAAGGCATTGACTATCATCGATGCCTTAATAAGCAGACAGCCTGATTACAGGCTCTATCTTCGTCAGAAGAGTTTGCTTCTGGGAGAGATGGGTGATATCGCTCTTCTTCAGGGACACTATCCGCAGGCGCGAGAAGCATACGAGGCAGCTCTGGCAATCGTTACTCCACTGAGAGACACACATGCCCAAGCCGTCCTCATGGGACAACTGGGAATACTGGCAAGCGAGCAAAGGCGCTATGCCGAGGCACGATTACACCTGGCGACTGCACAAGAGATCTTTCATACACTCAACGAACCGGGTACAGAAGCAAATATCTGGTACCAACTGGGTCGCGTAGCAGAAGAACAGGATGAATGGGACGAGGCTAGGCGATGCTATCGCGAAAGCCTCTCCTTAGACGAGCAGCTGGGAAATCTGACAGGGGTAGTGAACACCTGCAATCAACTCGCCCTCGTTGCCCACTATGCAGATCGACCGACCGAAGCCGAAAGCTGGTATAAGCGGGCGATGGAACTCGAAGAACAGATGCGCTCCAGCGATCATTTGTATGCAACCCTTCTGAATAATCTGGCCAACCTTTTATTGAGCGAGGTATGGGAAAGGCGAGCCCCTTTATCGCGGCTTGCTGAAGCCAGAGCGTATGCAGAGCGAGCACTCGCCCTTGAGGAAGGTTTCAGCAACTCCTCGGAAGTATGGACGACTCTGTACATTCTTGCGGTAATTGCCTCCATGGAAGGTCAAGTAGAGAAGGCACAGGCCTATCATCGCCGTGAGCGAGAGGCATTTGCCGCTTTCCCAGGTAACCGCTACCATATTGAGCGTCAGCTCGGTTCCCTGATCGCTGCTGTTGCAACAGCAATGGACAATCCAGATATGCGAGCAGTAGTAGAAGAGGCGCTGCAGCGGATTGAAGCAAAGGGCTGGCATATTACTACTGCTGTACATCGTATCTGGGAGGGCGAGCGAGATTGGCATCTTTTAGCTGAGGGGTTAGACAGACAAGATGCACTGGTGGTACTACGTATACTGGAGACGTTAACATCATCCGCTGGCCCACAACCTGTTGGAGAGCAGGATAAAGTGTAG
- a CDS encoding transposase — MTPSRNPYTTDVSDEEWALVAPYLMLLPEDAGQRPHGLREVFHGLRWIVRAGARLSYDAQ, encoded by the coding sequence ATGACTCCATCACGAAACCCCTATACGACCGATGTGAGCGACGAAGAATGGGCCCTCGTTGCTCCTTACTTGATGTTGTTGCCCGAAGATGCGGGGCAACGCCCGCATGGTCTACGCGAAGTGTTTCATGGCTTGCGCTGGATTGTACGAGCAGGTGCGCGCCTCTCGTATGATGCCCAATGA
- a CDS encoding IS701 family transposase yields MAQAGVEVLAEVHERIGPRFGRAEVRSRVHRFLQGLLAPLERKNGWQLAEDLGEHGPRGVQRLLGEADWDEDAVRDDLRAYVIEHLGEPHGMLVLDETGFIKKGKKSAGVAQQYSGTAGRRENSQIGVFLLYASDAGAAFVDRELYLPEEWTSDRVRCQEAGIAEEVGFASKGELAQRMLARAFAAGMPVQWVGGDTVYGYDEMRSWLEEQGRNYVLAVPETHAIWIAGQSQPLGLVAALLPPEAWTVLSAGEGRQGPRLYEWAWLALSGEDEAHSQGRGAWLLIRRNLSDPGKRAYYRVSGPGSTILEEAVRVAGGRWSIEEGLEEAKGEVGLDQYEVRGYRAWYRHITLALLAHAILVVTRAQEKKREETSRPLN; encoded by the coding sequence ATAGCGCAAGCAGGGGTCGAAGTGCTGGCTGAAGTCCACGAGCGCATTGGGCCGCGCTTTGGACGAGCCGAGGTGCGAAGCCGGGTGCATCGCTTTTTGCAAGGCTTATTGGCACCTCTCGAGCGCAAGAACGGCTGGCAGCTAGCAGAAGACTTGGGAGAACACGGTCCACGTGGCGTACAACGGTTGCTGGGGGAGGCGGACTGGGATGAGGATGCGGTACGCGATGACCTGCGAGCTTACGTGATCGAGCATCTGGGTGAGCCGCATGGCATGCTGGTGCTCGATGAGACGGGCTTCATCAAAAAGGGCAAGAAATCGGCCGGGGTAGCGCAGCAGTACAGTGGGACGGCCGGGCGGCGTGAGAACAGCCAGATCGGCGTCTTTCTGCTGTATGCTTCCGATGCTGGAGCCGCTTTTGTGGACCGGGAGTTGTACCTGCCGGAAGAATGGACGAGCGACCGGGTGCGCTGCCAGGAAGCGGGGATTGCTGAAGAGGTGGGATTTGCTAGCAAAGGAGAGTTGGCGCAACGCATGCTGGCGCGGGCCTTTGCGGCTGGGATGCCAGTGCAGTGGGTGGGAGGTGACACCGTCTACGGCTACGATGAGATGCGTAGTTGGTTAGAGGAGCAGGGACGCAACTACGTGCTGGCCGTGCCCGAGACGCACGCCATCTGGATAGCCGGGCAGTCCCAGCCGCTCGGGCTGGTGGCGGCCCTCCTGCCTCCAGAGGCCTGGACAGTGCTCTCCGCCGGAGAGGGCCGCCAGGGGCCACGCCTGTACGAGTGGGCCTGGCTTGCGCTGTCGGGGGAAGACGAGGCCCACTCGCAAGGTCGTGGGGCGTGGTTGCTGATCCGACGCAACCTCTCCGACCCAGGCAAGCGCGCCTACTATCGCGTCAGTGGGCCAGGCTCCACGATACTTGAGGAGGCCGTGCGGGTCGCAGGAGGTCGTTGGAGCATCGAAGAGGGGTTGGAAGAGGCCAAAGGCGAGGTGGGACTGGATCAGTATGAAGTGCGCGGCTATCGCGCCTGGTATCGCCACATCACCCTGGCCTTGCTCGCCCATGCGATCCTGGTGGTGACGCGGGCCCAGGAAAAAAAACGGGAAGAGACGAGCAGGCCGTTGAACTGA